The nucleotide window TAGCCGAGTCCTGGTCCCGTGCTTAAAAGTTCCCCTGCCATCAGGGCCCTCCAGGCAAATGCCCATGCCAGCCTTGAGCCGGTTACCACATAAGGGATCGCTGCTGGAAAAATAACTCTTTTGTATAAGTTCCAGCCGGTCACTCCCATCGTTTTTGCCGCCTTTATAAATAAAGGTGAAACATTTTTAATGCCCACTCTGATATTAAGTGTCATCACAAATGTTCCTCCGAGAACCACCACGAAAATAACAGCCTTCTCGTTCATGCCAAACCACATAATTGCGAGCGGCAGCCATACAATGCTCGGTACACTTTGAAACGCAAGGACGACCGTTCCCAGTGTTTCATCCGCCGTTTTCGATTTGGCAAGCAAGACCCCAAGTCCAGTTCCGATTACCAGGGAGAGACCGAGACCAATCGCGAGCCGTTTGAAGCTGGCGATCAGATCATAAATCAAGGTTTTATCCTCGAATCCCGTGACCAGTGCCTCCAGGACTTTTTCCGGAGACGGGAGAATGATTGGCATCCACCATTCCAGCTTGCTTCCGGTATACCAAAAAGCAATGACTGCTGTGAAAAATAT belongs to Mesobacillus subterraneus and includes:
- a CDS encoding ABC transporter permease, which translates into the protein MNPHLKRIIFFTAVIAFWYTGSKLEWWMPIILPSPEKVLEALVTGFEDKTLIYDLIASFKRLAIGLGLSLVIGTGLGVLLAKSKTADETLGTVVLAFQSVPSIVWLPLAIMWFGMNEKAVIFVVVLGGTFVMTLNIRVGIKNVSPLFIKAAKTMGVTGWNLYKRVIFPAAIPYVVTGSRLAWAFAWRALMAGELLSTGPGLGYTLRYASDFGNMGLVIGVMIIIAVIGTIVDQLIFQRIEKSVLNRWGLDS